A window of Daucus carota subsp. sativus chromosome 2, DH1 v3.0, whole genome shotgun sequence genomic DNA:
ATCAAGAAAAAGAGATGAAGAACTTGAGGAACCTGGTTAAAACTCttaaagaaagagaaagagCCCTTGAGGACAAACTGCTCGAGTACTATGGTCTTAAAGAACAAGAAAGCGTTGTCATGGAGCTTCGTAACCGTTTAAATATAAGCAATACCGAGGTGAAACTCTTTACTCTCAAGATTGAGTCTTTGCAGGCTGATAATAAGAGACTAGAGGCGCAAGTCGTAGATTACAGTAAAGTTGTGGCAGATCTTGAAGCTGCGAAAGCACAAATAAAGCTTCTTACTAGAAAACTTAGGTCTGAAGCTGAACAAAACAAAGAACAGATTTTATCCCTTAAACAAAGAGTTACAAAAATGCAGGAGCAAAAGCCAGTGGCTGCGAAAAGCAATGTTGACATACAGACAATGCTCCAAAAAATAAAGGTTTTGGAGGAGAAGATAGAGGAGTTGAGGAAGTCTAACTACAATTTACAGCTAGAACACCATAATTTGGATCCTCAAGATCGAGAAAACCTTGTTCTGGCTAATGAAGAGGTAATTGATAAATTTACACTCCCGTATCATCATTAAGTCCttgtacatatattttattctatagCTTTGAAGTTTGGCATATATTCTTGTAGGCAGGAGCATTGAAGGCAGAATGCCAGCTTTTGAGGAAAGAGAATGAAGATTTGACCAAGGATATTGAGCAACTCCAAGAGGACCGATGTGCTGATGTTGAAGAGCTTGTCTATTTGCGATGGATAAACGCATGTTTACGGTATGAACTCAGAAATTTTCAGCCTAGCCAGGGTAAAACCGCTGCTAGGGATCTCAGTAGGACTTTAAGTCCCAAGTCTGAGGAAAAAGCCAAGCAACTCATACTTGAATATGCAAATAAAGAAGGTCTTGATGGAAGTGGAATCAATTGCACAGAGTTTGATTTGGACCATTCATCATCTTCTCGGTCTTCCTATCTCTCAGACTCTGGCGACTTGGATTATAGTTCTGTTGATCATTCATCTGCTACCAAAAACAATACATCAAGCAGAAGAAAGATATTTGCTGGACTTATAAAGCTTTTACGTGGGCACGGTCATAATCATAGCATAGGTTCATCCCAAGAACTACCTGGATCTGTAGAAGATGTCACAGGGTTGGATTCTACTGATTTTGCAGAAGGTAATTTCAGAGTTCCTGCAGGAACTGATGGGAAGATTAGTAAATCAAGAACTTCATCTCTTAGTTCATTCAGATATTCTTTAGGTGGTTCATCAAGACTTTCTTTGGAGAGTACATCTAGGTCTGCATGGGATCACCATAAACCTCCCTATCTCCAAGAATTAAGgattgaaaatagtaatgacacAGGATCATCATCCGTCTACGAAAACTCCGTTTTCTCTTCAGATGTTGCCAGTTCAACTCCGAAATATCAGTCTAGTGAAGAGCTCGAAAAGGATGACAAAAACAATTTGCTAAAATATGCCGGAGCTCTAATGAACACGCGGGGTAAGGCGTCAAAGCCTCGCAGGAAATCAGCATCTTTTAGTTCCctataaataaaaaagtaatagaTGGTACATGTCTACAGTATATAAGTAGGTATATCGATAATCTATTGTAGCTCTGTTTACCATTTGTCCAAGATGAATAATGTGCACTGGAAACCAGTCTCTGGCGTAAAAGGCTTTGTTACATAAACTACTATTTGTGTTTTTACCATTAGCAATTTGTAGAAATTGTACACGTACAAATGGATGAGTACGAGGTGCAGCACAAAAATGGCCAcgtatatatatgatttgattTTTTGGCGTAagcttctaatttttttgattgtataacaaaaaaaattatttatattttttccctaaataaaaatatataattaatatcataacttaaaaaagaaaacttttaaaaataataattttaattttacgatcaaaaattttaaaaataggtatctaaattcaaacaaaatttatttcaaaaccaGACTTCCCAGTAGCTTAAAATAAACCACACTACTATTATTAGGAGTAAAGAAAGCCAAGGAGCTTTTAATATGGTCAATTTTATGTACTAAATATATATTCTGTGCTGATAAGTAATAATAAAGTCTATAAAAATTTCAGCCTACACGCAGAAGGTGAAAAATTGGTGCATTACCAGGACTGTGACACTCAGGTCTGGCCTGCCGATAGAGCcgccaaaaatagtttttttttttttttttttacagaagagCCAAAAATAGTTAAATAGTAAACAACAATAACATGCACCAATTTTTTAATTGGCAATTACTTTTCACCCAAGAGaaccatttttataattaaaattgattgtttttatttttcaaatcgTCTCCATGGAACCCAAATAGAATAAATCGCATGATCGCATCCGCATAGCCTGAACTCTCACAACTCCAAACGACGTCGTGCTTACATCTCAAGATCCCGCCTTAAACTAAATAGAGCGAGTACAAACTCTACCGTACTCACGCGCGTACTCACTTTACACTCTATTCTGACAGTTGTAGCTTGTAACAAACTCTCCCTCGCTCCACCACCCTCCCTGTTTTTACTATATACAGCACACAGACACAGAGCTATCGAGTACACACATCCACTACGATCAAACGCaaaccctctctctctctctctccctctctctctctccctctccctccctccctctcgctctctctcaatgtcttcatcatcatcaccaaCATGGACGGTGAGCCTACCGCCAAATCCACCACCGCCGCCGCCGATACCTTTACCGGTGATACCGAAGATTACCTCGATGATGACGACTGTTATGATGCCGCCGGCGATAACATTACCGGACGCAATGAAGACAGGTGCTTCGCTGTACGTGGGAGATTTGGACCCGGAGGTGACGCAGATGGATCTCACGCGACTGTTTGCTAGAGTCGGTCCGTTGGACTCTGTTCGTCTCTGTAGAAACAGGGATTATCCTTTCAAATCTCTCTGCTATGCTTATGTCAACTTCATCTTCCCCTGCCACGGTACTTAATCCATCTCCAGTTCTTCATgcacatgtgtgtgtgtaatttcTTTTTGTTGAATTGTATGACTGGTATTTTTATATTGTATCGGCTTTTTACTTGGATAATGCTAGTTGTTTACTCTAATGGGTAGTTTAGGGTTTCTTGGCTGAGTTTGTTCATGTTGTCAAGTGGTTTTCTATACATATTCAGATATTCCTACGTATTATGAATCTCtctgcctctctctctctctccccctccgtgtgtgtgtgtgtgtgagagagagagagagagagggtgtgtgtgtgcgtgtgtgaaagagagagagagagagagagagagagagggtgtgtgtgtgtgtgtgtttgatctATCCTAAACTGCTGCGCAATTTTTTGAAGAGAGTTTTAGGGTTTGATTGTTTTCTCCATCGTTGTAATTGTCTCCCCTGTTTTCAAGGATAACGCCTTCTCTACTCTTatacagtactccctccgtcccaccaggatgtttacgttcactgtttgcacgcattttgaggctcttataaagtatagtttaataatgttttttttaaattttctttttttgaataaaagtttaaacgtcaaacttttttttcaggatttttaaaaaaataaatatatgatgtaagtatactttataggagccttaaaatgcgtgccaaaaagtaacgtaaagaacctggtgggacagagggagtatatgtatAATTTGCTAATTTCAGATTGAATAAGTTCTTGTGATTAGTTTTATTTCCTTAATTTTATTTAGGTAATCATGGAGTTATTCGTCTACAAGATGATTATGCTACTCtctttaaatgaaaaaaaagtgTTGATGATCTGCACAAGATGAATAGATTGACCAGTTGTTGATATCACTTTTGTATGTTCTGATCAGCTTCTGAAGCTTTGAATGCTCTCAATTACTACAAGTTGAAGGGGAAGTCTATGAGGATAATGTGGTGCCAGAGGGATCCTTTTACAAGAAAGAATGGTGTTGCCAATCTCTATGTCAAGAACCTTGACTCTTCGATCACCAATGCCGGCTTGCACACCATTTTCTCCAaatatggaactatactttctTGCAAGGTGGCTGAGGAATATGGCAAGAGTAAGGGCTTTGGATTCGTGCAATTTGATTCTGAGGATGCCGCTTTGTCTGCTATAGCTGCTCTTCATCAAACATTTGTTGAGGGAAAGCAATTGTAAGTTACCCATCACCTTCTCTTTCTGTatttctgcagagattcttatGTCGTTTCGTGATGTTTCATTTGTAACTTAAGGGTCATTGGCATTTTCCTTATGTTAATTTCCCCTgcttcaattttaattagttctTTATGGTTTCGTTACATGTTTCAGACTTCCCTACTATGTGCCGCTTATAAAATGCACGTCCCATACAGTTCCTCTCCTATACGTTGGGGGTTCTGCTATTTAAATATCAACATAATCATTAAGTTTCATACCTGTGCTTTAAATTATTTCTCCTTTCTGCTTAACATAAAGTCTTCTTATACTGTCAAGTCTAGTGCTATGAGTTCTCTATTGAAGTAAAGTTTAAGGCATTTCTAAGGTGCCTAACATTTTCTAACTGCTTGCCATAGTTTCTTGgtggattattattattattatttttgtccaATCTAATTATCTGGTCTGCTCAGATATGTGTCCAAGTTCTTAAAGAAGAGCGAGAGGGAGAAAGCATGTGAAGAATCAAATTTCACAAATCTGTATGTGAACAATCTTAGTGAAGACGTTACAGAGGATGTCCTGAGAGAGAGGTTCTCAGAATGTGGGAGCATCTCCAGTGTGGTAATTATGAAGGACAGTGCTGGGATATCAAAAGGATATGGGTTTGTTGATTTCAATTCACATGAAGATGCTAAGAAGGCAATGGAGACTCTGAATGGTTCAGTCATTGGTAAGCAGACTTCCAATTTATGTATTTGCATGCCTTTACAGACTCATCAAAGAATCTTGATACttgtatgctttttcattgtccGAACAGGATCAAATAAGCTGTATGTAGGGAAGGCTCAGAGGAAAGCTGAAAGGAAAGATCACTTGGTATATACTAATAAAGATTTGCTTAACTACCACACTCAAAAACTGAAGGCCTCAAATCTATTTGTGAAGAATCTCAATATATCCATCGATGACAGAAAATTAGAACAAATCTTTGGTGCTTATGGAAAGGTGACTTCAGCAAGAGTGATGCGTCATGACAATGGGTTTAGTAAGGGATTTGGATTTGTAAACTTCTCTACTGCGGAAGACGCAATGACAGCGGTTGATTCACTAAATGGTAATCTTCATATCCTTCATACCTTCTGGACCATGCTTATTCAACACGTGttttatttattatctatcaaattgaatttgtttttttgcAAGGAAATGTTGTGGAAGGAATGTGTCTTCATGTGACTGTTGCTCGGTGTCGGGAAGAATACAGAAAGAATTGGCAAGATTGTTTTGCACTCCTTCCCCAGTCTCTTTATACTCCCAATTGCAGTGTTTTTCCTTCTTCATTCCTTCCATACAGCTACACTGCCCCCTTTCTTTCTACTGCTGTCCCTGCATCACACATGAACTCAAGCCAGAATAACACCAATCAGTATGACACATCATCATGTACCTATGCAGCACACAGTTACCAGGGAAGCTATCCCACAGATGTAAGTTATATCTGCTGTATATATTGCTTCACTTGTTATCTAATACCAGGTTCTGCCTCTTACATGTGTTGCCTTCAAAATGTAATGCAGATGCCAGTGAGACAATTTCAACAGGTGACAACTACCAAAAAGGTTTCAACTAACCCGCATTATGTATGTCTACTTGTGTATCATCTTTCTAGTTCTCTCTTGCTTATGAAAAATTTCACTTAGTTTAATCTtgttagcatatatatatatatatatatatatatatatatatatatatatatatctatcacACTACACTCATTTAGAGAATGAATTACTGTTTCAGCATATACGACCATTCCAATTATTGTTTCATATatgcttaatttatttttttattgcacTGATTTACCAAATTAATGTCCTTAAATCATGCTAATACTACTCTTATTcattcatcatttttctttactCTCCCATCCAATTACTTTCTGTGACACATAAGTTCTTGCCATGCTAGCCCGGGCCTGTTGCTAAGGTAACTGCAATGCATCTGGAAAAGAGCAAGTCTGGTACTCAGAAGATGTTTCTCTCACACAGCTCCTTGGTTGCTGAAGTTGGAAAAGCTGTTAAAGTACGAGATGTCTATGCTCAGGCTAGTACCTACAGTGGTGCCAAGCCAGCCAAGTTTGCTCGTTGTTTGAACTACTGACCTAGCCACAATATATGATTCGGTCCTTGCCAATGTCCACCTGTGACAGAACTGTAGATCCTGtatatccccccccccccccccccccccccctctcttgGAATTACTACCCTTAAATGCTAGTACTGTTTTCTTGGCAACGTGATATACAAAACTTTTATGTCAAAACCTAAACATTCTGCTGCTATGGTAATTGCATCTGATATCAGGTTCTGTATTAGGctgttaatatttttctatttttggtGGCAATTGGCTGTTATCACTCTCATGGATCAAATGTTAGGCTTTTACCATTACATGTAATGTTGATGATGATATAGGATTGCAAGAAAATAAATTCTTTAAAAACTCTTTGTGAAATCGCTTTTATTAATTAGGAAAGGGATTTAGCAAGCAATACATGACAATCATTTGCCTTAACTGCATACTGTCTCACCAGAAAGTACACATGCAGAGAGGTAACAGCAGCTTTGGCACGTACTAGTATGTATATTGTACAAATGGGGTAGATAGGTTCATGTGATGAATAAATCATCCAATTAGGTTGATGCCTTCGATAATCAATGAATCGGCAAGAATCTGATTGGCAGCCTCAGAAGGATGTACACTGTCCCAGAACACATACTGAGTCGCATTCTTACAAGTTCCTATTGACTTGGGATTACACAAGAGTATAGTAGTCTCCACTTTCCCTATTCCACAACAACCCCTGTTTGCCACCAGAAAACCTGACAATACAAACATATGACAAgatgaatataaataattgtgaTTGTAACCAAATAGCttgattcattttattttagtttctgATCACGTACCATTTTTTGATGGAGAAGAAATAACATCATAGAGGGGTTTAAAAATGTCAAAGACTGCAACTTTGAGGTCAGGAAACTGCTTCTGGAGTTGCGACGTAGCTGACTTTATCTTCTTGTTGAAATCCTTTGAAACGGTATTAATCTTAGATACACACCCTTTTTCATGGAATCCGAACAGAGTTCTAGCTAAGGGTAGACATCCAAGCGGTGGCAGAGAAGTCACCCCAATTCTCCTCGCTCCCAACCCATGCAAATCCTGTTGGAAACCATTGACCAAAATAATACCAAATCCAACTTATAGCTAGTAGATTTCAACAAAATATCGATTTAGATAAGAAAGCACTTACCCTTATGAAGCTTTTATATGAAAGGACGAGATTAGAAGCGTATTGATCAGGAGTGTAGATTTTGTTGATCAAGGGATTAATGTAATAGTTCTGAAGGAAATCACTACTTCCAAAGCTTGCTAGATATAATGCTTCCTTGAGTATGGATGCTGCTTTCTTACTTCCTGCTACGGCTGCTAGTTTAGCTTGATATTCTTTGTAGTACTGCAACTGTTGTGACAATGATATAGCATGCTGCAACGACATAGATGCTAGCTTATTGACAATTGcaagaatttttataatttaacagGGTACACAAAAAGTGAAAGTACATTCAAGAGAGCTGTTTTTTCATCATAGCCAGATGCCGCTGAAGCAAAGTTGGCACCGATCAGAAGATTCTTCCCGGATGCTTGCGGGCTTAGATATGCTGGCGGGTAAGTTGTAAATCCAAGAGTATCAGCTGCATAGACATATACAAGAATCATCAACTAGTAAACTTTAAATCCTTCCAGGCAGTCGTATAGACAATTACACACAAAAAACTCACCAGTAATATCAGTGGCTAATTTGCCATTGCAGAACCTCCCCGTAGCTTTGTGTTTCTTGAAATCCCTGCCGTAAGGTGGATAGTTAGCCTTGAAGATAGTAAAAGGAAGATAGTCATTGTTTCCCACATCTACAGTCGAGTCGCCAAAGGTTATGATTGCTGGTACAAGCGTGGTTGAAGTTGAATTTTGGGCATTCACAACAGCACATACAGAAATTATGATCAAGAAAAGAAGCTTCCCCATTTTTCTAATCTTATTTGTAACAAGGTTAATTTATGAATTCAATTGACTTAAGTAGAGTGGCTTACTGTAAAGGTGACAGAGATAGTTGATCATAAGTGGTTATCAATAGCTAAAATCTGGTTCAATAGCTAGCTGCAAATTAATGCATGCATGATTGCAGGTTGTTGACGCGTACTACTAATGAGGTAGTGTAGCATATATAAAGATGCAGGATAGGATGAATTAGTAGTGCGTGTATCCAGTATATAAAGTGTGTTggttggaaaacaaaatcaatgtTCATCACATTACTGGGGGTGGTCACGAGGAACTTGCACAACTATATATGGTTCTGGAGATGCATATCTGAGTAGCTACCGACTAGTAATTGTAGTGGTTATTGTGGCTCCTACAAATCTTTCTTCTTTTGGAAATCATATCTTTGAAATTGTCACACAATGAAACATTGCAAGGATATTGAACACCAAATTTACAAATGTACTATGTCATTTTTAACACGACCGTGATTTGACTAAAACAGAAATTATTGAGACATAAATTACATGAGGTGATATTAATCAGGAAATGGGCATTAAAAAGTACAGTATGCGGAGATAGAGAACATAAATCCTAGATGCTACTGCATAATTCTAGCGGTTGTCACGGAGCAGAAGCCTCAGGTTCAGCCTCGACAAGTAATAAGTGCAGAACAACAAGGGCGGCAACTCCGTGGAGGGTCATGACGACTGATCCAAGCACAACTACAGTTGCGGTCGATAAAATTTTTACAGTAACTTATACTACTTGACAACACAACAATATATGTATCCAACCTGATtggtatatatttatagtaAGACAAACATCCATCAAATCACATTCTCTCCAATTGAATGTCGTCTCAAACTATGGTACGACTACTGGATACCAGGCCGGCTCAAGCAAAAGGAGACCCTGTTAAATTTAAATTGGGGCCTTTTTAATAGAAAAACATATgccacataaatattattctattctaaattaatttaaaactttaAACAAGGAAAACGTTTAATAAAACATACATTGTCTAAGtagcatatttatatttttgctaaatcaattaaatttaagtatattttatttaacataaaaactaaataattattataatatatgatttgtgaccagaataaaaattatatattaattattcactaaaaaaattggcaaatcaataaaaaaacttagaaaataagaattaaatttataatagattact
This region includes:
- the LOC108208240 gene encoding polyadenylate-binding protein 6; translation: MSSSSSPTWTVSLPPNPPPPPPIPLPVIPKITSMMTTVMMPPAITLPDAMKTGASLYVGDLDPEVTQMDLTRLFARVGPLDSVRLCRNRDYPFKSLCYAYVNFIFPCHASEALNALNYYKLKGKSMRIMWCQRDPFTRKNGVANLYVKNLDSSITNAGLHTIFSKYGTILSCKVAEEYGKSKGFGFVQFDSEDAALSAIAALHQTFVEGKQLYVSKFLKKSEREKACEESNFTNLYVNNLSEDVTEDVLRERFSECGSISSVVIMKDSAGISKGYGFVDFNSHEDAKKAMETLNGSVIGSNKLYVGKAQRKAERKDHLVYTNKDLLNYHTQKLKASNLFVKNLNISIDDRKLEQIFGAYGKVTSARVMRHDNGFSKGFGFVNFSTAEDAMTAVDSLNGNVVEGMCLHVTVARCREEYRKNWQDCFALLPQSLYTPNCSVFPSSFLPYSYTAPFLSTAVPASHMNSSQNNTNQYDTSSCTYAAHSYQGSYPTDMPVRQFQQVTTTKKVSTNPHYPGPVAKVTAMHLEKSKSGTQKMFLSHSSLVAEVGKAVKVRDVYAQASTYSGAKPAKFARCLNY
- the LOC108206973 gene encoding GDSL esterase/lipase APG, with the translated sequence MGKLLFLIIISVCAVVNAQNSTSTTLVPAIITFGDSTVDVGNNDYLPFTIFKANYPPYGRDFKKHKATGRFCNGKLATDITADTLGFTTYPPAYLSPQASGKNLLIGANFASAASGYDEKTALLNHAISLSQQLQYYKEYQAKLAAVAGSKKAASILKEALYLASFGSSDFLQNYYINPLINKIYTPDQYASNLVLSYKSFIRDLHGLGARRIGVTSLPPLGCLPLARTLFGFHEKGCVSKINTVSKDFNKKIKSATSQLQKQFPDLKVAVFDIFKPLYDVISSPSKNGFLVANRGCCGIGKVETTILLCNPKSIGTCKNATQYVFWDSVHPSEAANQILADSLIIEGINLIG
- the LOC108205923 gene encoding protein CHUP1, chloroplastic, with the protein product MNKEKRDSVHPVLLKLGVTIVVSLGGLLFSMFRKNLMKPSQPPPSSSDSRHQAQFEMEVDGHRDTAASTASFVPNEHEDSHRPIENSTTGLSRSGKSIENKEEFLLPDFDEILKEFDISATKLRTPEKHVEPLVPATESPTGYEDTEMDDQEKEMKNLRNLVKTLKERERALEDKLLEYYGLKEQESVVMELRNRLNISNTEVKLFTLKIESLQADNKRLEAQVVDYSKVVADLEAAKAQIKLLTRKLRSEAEQNKEQILSLKQRVTKMQEQKPVAAKSNVDIQTMLQKIKVLEEKIEELRKSNYNLQLEHHNLDPQDRENLVLANEEAGALKAECQLLRKENEDLTKDIEQLQEDRCADVEELVYLRWINACLRYELRNFQPSQGKTAARDLSRTLSPKSEEKAKQLILEYANKEGLDGSGINCTEFDLDHSSSSRSSYLSDSGDLDYSSVDHSSATKNNTSSRRKIFAGLIKLLRGHGHNHSIGSSQELPGSVEDVTGLDSTDFAEGNFRVPAGTDGKISKSRTSSLSSFRYSLGGSSRLSLESTSRSAWDHHKPPYLQELRIENSNDTGSSSVYENSVFSSDVASSTPKYQSSEELEKDDKNNLLKYAGALMNTRGKASKPRRKSASFSSL